One segment of Xanthomonas oryzae pv. oryzae DNA contains the following:
- a CDS encoding response regulator: MTGKKVLLVEDDADSASILEAYLRRDGFDVAVAGDGERAIQLHRQWAPDLVLLDVMLPKLSGIEVLSAIRRASDTPVIMVTAIGDEPEKLGALRYGADDYVVKPYSPKEVVARVHAVLRRSVAVRAPGEPLQHGRLSVDPAAVVASVQGENGDSVALDLTPTEFNLLALLLKTPCKAFTRSELLDACLPDSDALERVVDSHIHNLRRKLEVHGITGVLVTVRAVGYRFQ, encoded by the coding sequence ATGACAGGCAAAAAGGTTCTGCTGGTAGAAGACGACGCCGATAGCGCCAGCATTCTGGAGGCCTATCTACGCCGCGACGGCTTCGATGTGGCGGTGGCCGGCGATGGCGAACGCGCCATCCAGCTGCACCGGCAATGGGCACCGGATCTGGTGCTGCTGGATGTGATGCTGCCCAAGCTCAGCGGCATCGAGGTGCTGTCGGCAATCCGCCGTGCCAGCGACACGCCGGTGATCATGGTCACCGCCATTGGCGACGAACCGGAGAAGCTCGGCGCCCTGCGCTACGGGGCCGACGATTATGTCGTCAAGCCGTACAGCCCAAAGGAAGTGGTGGCACGCGTACATGCCGTACTGCGCCGAAGTGTGGCCGTGCGTGCGCCGGGCGAGCCCTTGCAGCACGGCCGGCTGAGCGTGGATCCGGCCGCGGTGGTCGCCAGCGTGCAAGGCGAGAACGGCGACAGCGTGGCGCTGGATCTGACACCGACCGAATTCAATCTGCTCGCGCTGTTGCTCAAGACCCCATGCAAGGCCTTTACGCGCAGCGAACTGCTCGACGCCTGCCTGCCCGACAGCGATGCCTTGGAACGGGTGGTGGATTCGCACATCCACAACCTACGCCGCAAACTTGAAGTGCATGGCATCACCGGCGTG